The following are from one region of the Anaeropeptidivorans aminofermentans genome:
- a CDS encoding ABC transporter ATP-binding protein — protein sequence MNEYIIEMKGIVKNFGPVKAVQNGEFNLKKGEIHSLIGENGAGKSTMMKMLYGMYPIDDGSVVIHGSEAGVHDTKTAIEKGIGMVHQEFMLVDELTVLENIILGFEPKKGITIDFDKARTEVRRYIEDYNMDIQMDKKINQISLGEAQRVEIIKTLYRGAEIIILDEPTAVLTPQECDKFFEILINLKNDGKSIVFISHKLDEVMEISDRITVMRHGKYINSVNKSETNSRELAKMMVGREVFLNINKSEEHAGETVLEVSDLWTSGEKELSKIRGISFNVRSGEIVGVAGIDGNGQSEMIEAIAGLRKVEKGRITLDGKNVTNLSPKKIRETGLAHIPEDRNVRGLNREFTIMDNLVAVKLDDKQFSKGIARNFKESKEFSEALIKRFDIRPADAMALARGYSGGNAQKVVVAREVDAESKLLIAAQPSRGVDIGAIEAIRKILEEEKNKGKAILLISADLEEILSLSDRIIVMYEGKISGELHAAEANEENVGMLMMGGYEEEKASEGGRA from the coding sequence ATGAATGAATATATAATAGAAATGAAGGGTATCGTAAAGAACTTCGGCCCGGTAAAAGCTGTACAAAACGGAGAATTTAACCTTAAAAAGGGCGAGATACACTCTCTTATAGGCGAAAACGGCGCCGGAAAATCTACTATGATGAAAATGCTCTACGGAATGTACCCTATTGACGACGGCTCTGTGGTTATACACGGAAGCGAGGCGGGTGTACATGACACGAAAACCGCTATAGAAAAGGGCATCGGCATGGTTCATCAGGAGTTCATGCTTGTAGATGAGCTTACAGTATTGGAGAATATAATTCTGGGATTTGAGCCGAAAAAGGGAATTACTATAGATTTTGATAAAGCAAGAACAGAGGTCCGCAGGTATATCGAAGATTATAATATGGATATACAGATGGATAAAAAGATTAATCAGATTTCTCTTGGAGAGGCCCAGAGGGTTGAAATTATAAAGACCCTTTACCGGGGGGCTGAAATTATTATCTTGGACGAGCCGACGGCGGTGCTTACCCCACAGGAATGCGATAAGTTCTTTGAAATCCTCATCAATCTTAAAAATGACGGCAAATCCATAGTTTTTATATCGCATAAGCTTGACGAGGTAATGGAAATTTCCGACCGTATCACCGTAATGAGACATGGAAAATACATAAACAGCGTAAATAAATCAGAAACAAATTCAAGAGAACTTGCAAAAATGATGGTTGGAAGAGAAGTTTTCCTTAATATTAATAAATCTGAAGAGCATGCGGGGGAAACCGTTTTGGAGGTATCAGATTTATGGACATCAGGGGAAAAGGAGCTTTCAAAAATCAGAGGTATTTCCTTTAATGTCCGCTCCGGAGAAATTGTAGGAGTAGCAGGTATTGACGGAAACGGCCAAAGCGAAATGATAGAGGCCATAGCCGGCCTTCGAAAAGTTGAAAAGGGCAGAATCACCCTTGACGGTAAAAATGTAACCAATTTATCCCCTAAGAAAATAAGGGAGACAGGCCTTGCCCATATTCCTGAAGATAGAAACGTAAGAGGCCTTAACAGAGAATTTACCATAATGGATAATCTCGTCGCCGTAAAGCTTGACGATAAGCAATTTTCAAAGGGTATAGCAAGAAACTTCAAAGAAAGCAAGGAGTTTTCAGAAGCCCTTATTAAGCGTTTTGATATCCGGCCGGCAGACGCCATGGCGCTTGCCAGAGGATATTCAGGTGGAAATGCCCAAAAGGTCGTTGTAGCAAGAGAAGTTGATGCTGAAAGCAAGCTTCTTATAGCCGCTCAGCCCTCCAGAGGTGTTGATATAGGGGCTATCGAGGCCATAAGAAAAATCCTTGAAGAAGAAAAAAATAAAGGCAAAGCAATCCTCTTGATATCTGCGGATTTAGAGGAAATACTTTCCCTTTCAGACAGAATCATCGTTATGTA